AACCAGTGGCACTACGTTGTGGTGTGCCATATACAGCTGTGCTAACTAAGGCTTGAACTTCTATCATTAAAGGGCGCATGCCTTCTAAGGTTGCGGCAATGGCATTGCCCGAAAGTTCTTCGTCTTTTTTTGAAATTAAAATTTCACTAGGGTTAGAGACTTCTCTTAATCCTGAGCCTAACATTTCATAAATACCAAGTTCGTGGGTTGAGCCAAAACGGTTTTTTTGTGCACGTAAAATTCTAAACACATGGTTGCGGTCGCCTTCAAATTGTAGCACGGTATCTACCATATGCTCTAGTATTTTTGGTCCTGCAATATTCCCATCTTTAGTAATGTGTCCAATTAAAATTACTGGTGTATTTGTTTCTTTTGCGAATTTAATAAGTTCGGTTGTGCATTCTTTTACTTGAGAGATACTTCCGCTTGATGATTCTATATAATCGGAATGTAGCGTTTGTATCGAATCTATAATAACGATGTCTGGTTCTAAGGCTTCAATTTGCTTAAAAATATTTTGCGTTTTGGTTTCTGTTAGAATGTAACAGCTTTCGTTATTTGGGTTAATGCGTTCAGCACGCATTTTTATTTGTTTTTGGCTTTCTTCACCAGAAACATATAGTGTTCTGTATGGTAGTTTTAGTGATATTTGAAGAAGCAATGTGCTTTTGCCAATACCGGGTTCTCCTCCTAAAAGTGTTAGAGATCCTGGTACAATACCGCCTCCTAAAACGCGATTAAATTCAGCATCTGAGGTGTCTAATCGAGCTTCTTTAGATGAGTCGATTTCTTTTAATCGTAAAGGTTTAGAAACTCTTTTAGCGCTATTGGTTGGGGTTTTCCAATCGCTTTTTTCTGGTTTCTGTATAACCTCTTCAACTATGGTG
The window above is part of the Algibacter sp. L3A6 genome. Proteins encoded here:
- the radA gene encoding DNA repair protein RadA; this translates as MAKVKTTFFCQNCGTQYAKWQGQCNACKNWNTIVEEVIQKPEKSDWKTPTNSAKRVSKPLRLKEIDSSKEARLDTSDAEFNRVLGGGIVPGSLTLLGGEPGIGKSTLLLQISLKLPYRTLYVSGEESQKQIKMRAERINPNNESCYILTETKTQNIFKQIEALEPDIVIIDSIQTLHSDYIESSSGSISQVKECTTELIKFAKETNTPVILIGHITKDGNIAGPKILEHMVDTVLQFEGDRNHVFRILRAQKNRFGSTHELGIYEMLGSGLREVSNPSEILISKKDEELSGNAIAATLEGMRPLMIEVQALVSTAVYGTPQRSATGFNAKRLNMLLAVLEKRAGFRLGAKDVFLNITGGINVDDPAIDLAVVAAILSSNEDEALPANYCFAAEVGLSGEIRPVQRVEQRILEAEKLGFSTIFVSKYNKISLRDTNIKIQLISKIEDLVSSLT